A portion of the Chryseobacterium tructae genome contains these proteins:
- a CDS encoding PAAR-like protein, translated as MSRYLPQETHVVCSYQMNPSPGALLVDPKMWNRSVVYKSEKQPLLTEVDKVLKDDFECKSNWGQAAGWSFLVAGLALGLAVAFSICTFGVGAIVLGAVAVAATVLIASNSTKCNPNLVEWINPHSSVKFEGHKALTQKSFLKCSAGPGILTPFLDEAEAKSAAKNVAFRNWGEVSLTAVISGLFGYGVGLSAGTAAVAAGGGLGALGPGLFAGGKEAAVGIVGAYLIFQPISTWEAQGMQGIYSGDGNTTYDQMLTSRQEMESSFTVDSPDDPYIGTSQTGAAGELLNLSYDKYRQNQNEKYIKEIMNLKGTRAEREARTAEIVAEMKKTRSGAQAVEAMKRKGSGKILPREKTSNKGNRVINEHRAETNKAMKGQAAEGFGGAINVAGLVLPLLVSPLNEWTFSVLADSFANQSAGGVTINAAQN; from the coding sequence ATGAGTAGGTATCTTCCTCAGGAAACACATGTAGTTTGTAGCTATCAGATGAATCCCTCTCCAGGAGCATTACTTGTAGATCCTAAAATGTGGAATCGTTCTGTAGTCTATAAATCAGAGAAACAACCCCTGCTTACAGAAGTAGATAAAGTTTTAAAAGATGATTTTGAATGCAAGAGCAATTGGGGGCAGGCTGCAGGCTGGTCATTTTTGGTAGCTGGTTTAGCACTGGGATTGGCTGTAGCATTTTCAATTTGTACTTTTGGGGTAGGAGCTATTGTTTTAGGAGCAGTAGCTGTTGCTGCAACAGTGCTTATTGCATCAAACAGTACAAAATGTAACCCTAATCTTGTAGAATGGATAAACCCTCATTCAAGTGTGAAATTTGAAGGACATAAAGCCCTTACTCAAAAATCATTTCTTAAATGTTCTGCCGGTCCGGGAATTCTTACTCCATTTCTTGATGAAGCAGAAGCAAAGTCTGCAGCAAAAAATGTGGCTTTCAGAAATTGGGGTGAAGTTAGCTTAACAGCTGTAATCAGTGGACTTTTCGGATACGGTGTCGGGCTTTCAGCTGGAACTGCGGCTGTTGCTGCCGGTGGTGGATTAGGCGCATTGGGACCTGGTCTTTTTGCAGGTGGAAAAGAAGCTGCAGTAGGAATTGTAGGAGCCTATCTTATTTTTCAACCCATTTCTACTTGGGAGGCACAGGGAATGCAGGGAATATACAGTGGTGATGGTAATACTACTTATGATCAGATGCTGACATCACGCCAAGAAATGGAAAGTTCCTTTACGGTAGACTCTCCTGATGATCCATATATCGGAACATCACAAACTGGTGCTGCTGGAGAGCTACTCAATCTTTCTTATGATAAATATCGACAAAATCAGAATGAAAAGTATATCAAAGAGATTATGAATCTGAAGGGTACCCGTGCAGAACGGGAAGCTAGAACAGCAGAAATAGTCGCAGAAATGAAGAAAACCCGATCCGGAGCTCAGGCAGTAGAAGCCATGAAAAGAAAAGGTAGTGGAAAAATTCTTCCAAGAGAAAAAACAAGTAATAAAGGTAATCGAGTAATTAATGAACATCGGGCTGAAACCAATAAAGCAATGAAAGGTCAGGCTGCTGAAGGTTTTGGAGGCGCAATAAATGTGGCAGGATTGGTACTTCCTTTACTGGTTTCGCCTCTCAACGAATGGACTTTTAGTGTATTAGCAGATTCGTTTGCAAACCAGTCAGCGGGCGGAGTTACAATCAATGCAGCACAGAATTGA